A genomic stretch from Alloyangia pacifica includes:
- a CDS encoding MurR/RpiR family transcriptional regulator: protein MTQGFASYAEAPIDEFVSKVEEGMASLPKQEAKVAQYFLLNLNSISYETGKSIAQKAGVAEITVGRMLRRFGCAGMKEFKAMLRHRYSVTGESLAEEGFELPEDWQEQMTAELRAISTVYSKMGSPAFQAAERYLREADEVYVTGFQTVRGLAEDTARRLALARPRVRFLSGHDSMLSEWLDPPAPGSSCLLVIDVIPYAAECETIARLAREQGRTVVVVTDEYCHWAHEVTNAVINTPSKTGLFLESLLGLTAATGLLIHATANAANHDLDQRMRDWKRLATRIGIF, encoded by the coding sequence ATGACGCAGGGGTTTGCATCCTACGCCGAGGCTCCGATTGATGAATTCGTGAGCAAAGTCGAAGAAGGCATGGCCTCGCTGCCCAAGCAAGAGGCGAAGGTCGCGCAGTATTTCCTGCTCAACCTCAACTCGATCTCCTACGAAACAGGAAAGTCCATCGCTCAGAAGGCGGGGGTTGCCGAGATCACCGTGGGACGGATGTTGCGCCGGTTCGGCTGCGCCGGGATGAAGGAGTTCAAGGCGATGCTGCGGCACCGCTACTCGGTCACCGGCGAGAGCCTCGCCGAGGAGGGCTTCGAGCTGCCCGAGGACTGGCAGGAGCAGATGACCGCCGAGCTGCGCGCGATCAGCACCGTCTATTCCAAGATGGGAAGCCCCGCCTTCCAGGCCGCAGAACGCTACCTGCGCGAGGCCGATGAGGTCTATGTCACCGGCTTCCAGACCGTGCGCGGCCTTGCCGAGGACACCGCCCGCCGGCTCGCCCTCGCCCGCCCGCGCGTGCGGTTCCTGTCGGGCCATGACAGCATGCTGTCCGAATGGCTCGACCCCCCTGCCCCCGGGAGCAGCTGCCTGCTTGTGATCGATGTCATACCTTATGCAGCCGAATGCGAGACCATCGCGCGGCTCGCGCGCGAGCAGGGCCGGACGGTGGTGGTGGTGACTGATGAATACTGCCATTGGGCGCATGAGGTCACCAACGCGGTGATCAATACGCCGTCCAAAACGGGGCTCTTCCTGGAGTCGCTCCTCGGACTGACCGCAGCGACCGGCCTGCTCATCCACGCCACGGCCAACGCCGCAAACCACGACCTGGACCAGCGGATGCGCGACTGGAAACGGCTGGCGACGCGGATCGGGATCTTCTAG
- a CDS encoding sialic acid TRAP transporter substrate-binding protein SiaP yields MTRITKTLAFLTTAAIALGAALPASAQAERVLKFAHVYETAEPYHTCAVAANDALTAATDNRLGIEVFPASTLGKESDINEGLSLGTVDIIYTGQLFAGRYYGPLAIGGAPFMFRDYAHWDAYRTSDLFDELTQGYADATGNHVTSLTYYGQRHVTSNKPILAPADMKGLKIRVPNAPLYMMFPKATGANPTPIAFAEVYLALQQGTVDAQENPLPTIQAKKFYEVQSDINLTGHITDALLTIVGGPTWTSLSEEDQAALEQVLDDTATCATEQVIEAENNLKQWFVDEGVTVNEVDRGPFIEAVKAVHNGDMATWDQETYDRLQAIGQ; encoded by the coding sequence ATGACCCGGATTACGAAGACACTGGCATTCCTAACAACGGCGGCGATCGCTTTGGGAGCGGCGCTGCCCGCGTCGGCGCAGGCCGAGCGGGTGCTCAAGTTCGCGCATGTCTATGAGACCGCCGAGCCCTATCACACCTGCGCGGTGGCGGCGAATGACGCGCTGACGGCGGCCACCGACAACCGGCTCGGCATCGAGGTCTTCCCGGCCTCGACGCTGGGCAAGGAGTCGGACATCAACGAGGGGCTCAGCCTCGGCACCGTCGACATCATTTACACCGGCCAGCTCTTTGCCGGGCGCTACTACGGCCCGCTCGCGATCGGCGGCGCGCCCTTCATGTTCCGCGACTACGCGCATTGGGATGCCTACCGCACGTCCGATCTCTTCGACGAGCTGACCCAGGGCTACGCCGATGCCACCGGCAACCACGTGACCTCGCTTACCTATTACGGGCAGCGTCACGTGACCTCGAACAAGCCGATCCTGGCCCCGGCAGACATGAAGGGGCTGAAGATCCGCGTGCCGAACGCGCCGCTCTACATGATGTTCCCGAAAGCCACCGGCGCCAACCCGACGCCGATCGCCTTTGCCGAGGTCTATCTCGCGCTGCAGCAGGGCACCGTCGACGCGCAGGAGAACCCGCTGCCGACGATCCAGGCCAAGAAGTTCTACGAGGTGCAGTCCGACATCAACCTCACCGGCCACATCACCGACGCGCTGCTGACCATCGTCGGCGGCCCGACCTGGACGAGCCTCTCGGAAGAGGACCAGGCGGCGCTCGAGCAGGTGCTGGACGACACCGCGACCTGCGCAACCGAGCAGGTGATCGAGGCCGAGAACAACCTCAAGCAGTGGTTCGTCGACGAAGGGGTGACGGTCAACGAGGTGGATCGCGGCCCATTCATCGAGGCGGTGAAGGCGGTGCACAACGGCGACATGGCGACCTGGGATCAGGAGACCTATGACCGCCTGCAGGCCATCGGCCAGTAA
- a CDS encoding TRAP transporter large permease → MTIALLFVLLFVLILIGVPVAIALAGASLAFILSGTVPPMVVAHRMVNGVDSFPLLAVPFFILAGNLMNTAGITERIFNFALSLVGWMRGGLGHVNVGASVIFAGMSGAAVADAGGLGAIEIKAMRDAGYKTDFAVGITAASSTIGPIIPPSLPMVIYGVVASASIGQLFAAGFIPGLVMAVALMLMVAYFARRDGFKRDQPFAIRILAISFKRAFLSLLTPVIIVGGILTGAFTPTEAAVAACAYAIFLGAVVYRTLTLRRLIRVSYDTIETTSVVLLVVGAASIFAWILTSNRVPEMAANLLLGASDNPWVILILINLVLLIVGCFMETVAAITILVPVLLPVAVQLGVDPVHFGVIMVLNLMLGLLTPPVGMVLYVLSRVANIPFERALAGTAPFLIPLVLVLLLVTFVPGVTMWLPTLIYR, encoded by the coding sequence ATGACAATCGCACTTCTCTTCGTCCTGCTCTTCGTGCTGATCCTCATCGGCGTGCCGGTCGCCATCGCGCTGGCGGGGGCGTCGCTCGCCTTCATCCTGTCGGGCACCGTGCCGCCGATGGTGGTGGCGCATCGCATGGTGAACGGCGTCGACAGCTTCCCGCTGCTCGCCGTGCCCTTCTTCATCCTCGCCGGCAACCTGATGAACACCGCCGGGATCACCGAGCGGATCTTCAACTTCGCGCTGTCGCTCGTGGGCTGGATGCGCGGCGGGCTCGGCCATGTGAACGTCGGCGCCTCGGTGATCTTCGCGGGCATGTCCGGCGCGGCGGTGGCCGACGCCGGTGGGCTTGGCGCGATCGAGATCAAGGCGATGCGCGATGCGGGCTACAAGACCGACTTCGCCGTCGGCATCACCGCGGCCTCGTCGACCATCGGCCCGATCATCCCGCCCTCGCTGCCGATGGTGATCTACGGCGTGGTCGCCAGCGCCTCGATCGGCCAGCTTTTCGCCGCGGGCTTCATTCCCGGGCTGGTCATGGCCGTGGCGCTGATGCTCATGGTGGCCTATTTCGCCCGCCGCGACGGCTTCAAGCGTGACCAGCCCTTCGCCATTCGCATCCTCGCCATCAGCTTCAAGCGCGCCTTCCTGTCGCTGCTGACGCCGGTGATCATCGTCGGCGGCATCCTCACCGGGGCTTTCACCCCGACCGAGGCCGCGGTGGCCGCCTGCGCCTATGCGATCTTCCTCGGGGCCGTGGTCTACCGCACGCTGACCCTGCGCCGCCTGATCCGGGTCAGCTACGACACGATCGAGACCACCTCGGTGGTGCTGCTGGTGGTGGGCGCCGCGTCGATCTTCGCGTGGATCCTCACCTCGAACCGGGTTCCGGAAATGGCCGCGAACCTGCTTCTGGGGGCGTCGGACAACCCGTGGGTGATCCTGATTCTGATCAACCTCGTGCTGCTGATCGTCGGCTGCTTCATGGAGACCGTGGCGGCGATCACCATCCTCGTGCCGGTGCTTTTGCCGGTGGCGGTTCAGCTTGGTGTCGATCCGGTGCACTTCGGGGTGATCATGGTGCTGAACCTCATGCTCGGGCTACTGACGCCGCCTGTGGGCATGGTGCTTTACGTGCTGAGCCGGGTCGCCAACATCCCCTTCGAGCGCGCGCTCGCGGGGACGGCGCCCTTCCTGATCCCGCTGGTTCTGGTGCTGCTTCTGGTGACCTTCGTGCCGGGCGTCACCATGTGGCTGCCGACCCTGATCTACCGCTGA
- a CDS encoding TRAP transporter small permease, translating to MHDDTDPGKTRPMSGPETGPEDFTLHLAEEDAQEIDLSDIRWQDALVLALFWVLAGVVFLQFFTRYVLNDSLGWTEEIARYLLIAVTFAGSVMAARKHSHIAVEFLYRWVPRPLRRLMQGVIDLITTGFFATLAWLSGQLATRTGGMMVSIDVPKSYVYWFVALCFAGMAIHSAINGVRHLTSGTSRLIDPEAHADETRAID from the coding sequence ATGCATGACGATACCGACCCGGGCAAGACGCGCCCGATGTCCGGCCCCGAAACCGGCCCCGAGGATTTCACCCTGCACCTCGCCGAAGAGGACGCGCAGGAGATCGACCTTTCCGACATCCGCTGGCAGGATGCGCTTGTGCTGGCCCTGTTCTGGGTGCTGGCCGGCGTGGTCTTCCTGCAGTTCTTCACCCGCTACGTGCTGAACGACTCGCTGGGCTGGACCGAGGAGATCGCCCGCTACCTGCTGATCGCCGTGACCTTCGCCGGATCGGTGATGGCGGCGCGCAAGCACAGCCATATCGCGGTGGAGTTCCTCTACCGCTGGGTGCCCCGCCCGCTGCGCCGGCTGATGCAGGGCGTGATCGACCTCATCACCACCGGTTTCTTTGCGACGCTCGCCTGGCTCTCGGGCCAGTTGGCCACCCGCACCGGGGGCATGATGGTCTCGATCGACGTGCCCAAATCCTATGTCTACTGGTTTGTCGCGCTCTGCTTCGCGGGCATGGCGATCCATTCCGCGATCAACGGCGTGCGGCACCTGACCAGTGGCACCAGCCGGCTCATCGATCCCGAAGCCCACGCGGATGAAACCCGCGCCATCGACTAG
- a CDS encoding restriction endonuclease: MPAPSKATYFERRVARVFEAVEKLGVEVTWNAKIKDPHTHQTRQIDVILKHSNGRTTCVECRDRASVQDVMWIEELSGRQRSMNFDNVFAVSSSGFTQPAIAKAQALGVTLFKLSSFEVEATEIALAEPAVYILCADQVNIQCFAKSDLVSKDELQKLLSQKFTLEFERFYKAIEGLNSSGNGTIEIGQHAVRTTSFTTTNKFDGVDVDFQYVLQARLFWHRFELKPYYFRKLKPGEVSTSAEIYDDEMTSGITAEFILTERRFDINLDYHKNNDWHDRYHFCSAQIFHESLLNKKIRVRQSGRTQIHFSFKYEVL; the protein is encoded by the coding sequence GTGCCAGCTCCAAGCAAAGCGACATATTTTGAGCGCCGTGTGGCAAGGGTATTCGAAGCCGTGGAGAAATTGGGCGTCGAGGTTACATGGAATGCCAAGATCAAAGATCCGCACACACATCAGACACGCCAGATAGACGTAATACTAAAACATTCAAATGGCCGCACCACCTGCGTGGAGTGTCGTGATCGCGCCAGCGTTCAAGATGTCATGTGGATTGAGGAATTGTCTGGTCGTCAGCGGTCAATGAATTTTGATAACGTATTCGCCGTTTCTTCGAGCGGCTTCACACAACCTGCAATAGCTAAGGCGCAAGCCCTTGGGGTGACTCTCTTCAAGCTGTCTTCATTTGAAGTTGAGGCGACCGAGATTGCGCTTGCAGAGCCCGCCGTATACATCTTGTGTGCGGATCAGGTCAACATTCAATGTTTTGCGAAATCAGATCTGGTTTCCAAAGATGAGTTACAAAAATTGTTGAGCCAGAAATTTACGCTCGAGTTTGAAAGGTTTTACAAAGCAATAGAGGGTCTCAACAGTTCTGGCAACGGCACGATAGAAATCGGTCAGCACGCTGTCCGAACTACGTCATTCACGACAACCAACAAGTTTGATGGCGTTGATGTTGATTTCCAATATGTTCTTCAGGCAAGGTTGTTCTGGCATCGGTTCGAGCTCAAGCCATACTATTTTCGAAAGTTGAAACCCGGCGAGGTCTCAACTTCAGCAGAGATTTATGACGACGAGATGACCTCAGGAATCACTGCGGAATTTATACTCACCGAAAGGCGCTTTGATATCAATTTGGACTACCACAAAAATAACGACTGGCATGATCGATATCACTTTTGCAGCGCTCAGATTTTTCATGAAAGCCTGCTAAACAAGAAAATCCGCGTGAGGCAGAGCGGACGGACACAAATCCACTTCTCTTTCAAGTATGAGGTGCTGTAG
- a CDS encoding DUF6527 family protein, with protein MTRAVHYRDRNAFLGDREPGSFWIGGPDQDGEQSFIFFCPCGCGDKSVLTIGNGFKPEQGPSWCWNGSTAAAELAPSVNWQGHWHGWLQAGVWRAC; from the coding sequence ATGACCCGCGCCGTCCACTACCGCGACCGCAACGCGTTCCTTGGCGACCGTGAGCCCGGCTCCTTCTGGATCGGCGGGCCGGATCAGGATGGTGAGCAGAGCTTCATCTTCTTCTGCCCATGCGGCTGCGGCGACAAGTCGGTCCTCACAATCGGCAACGGCTTCAAGCCGGAGCAAGGCCCGAGCTGGTGCTGGAATGGCTCGACCGCTGCAGCCGAGCTCGCGCCCTCGGTCAATTGGCAAGGCCACTGGCACGGCTGGCTTCAGGCGGGCGTCTGGCGCGCCTGCTGA
- a CDS encoding N-acetylmuramoyl-L-alanine amidase produces the protein MRQDIRALQAGATALGFSAGPEDGLWGPRTEAGMLALLAAHEGRWGDAVEQMHQAIIDLGYLSAGPVSRVWTPELDRGLRALVEADGMPRAGAIVEDVTVSPGWGGWVSHEKQVLQGSAGYLVSMFVLHTTATSATWWKGKSNQQMFEEVRSWHLANGWRDIGYHGLIFPDGEVIEGRAWSEIGAHVIGHNAGSLGYSMVPVKTVTHMGAAEDFYTAATLEAIRGVIAKACNATQIRRIAGHNEFANKLCPGFKVEDSAWAPTGWAA, from the coding sequence ATGAGACAGGATATCCGCGCCCTCCAGGCGGGGGCGACTGCGCTCGGCTTTTCGGCCGGGCCTGAAGACGGCCTCTGGGGGCCGCGCACCGAGGCAGGAATGCTCGCGCTGCTGGCGGCGCACGAGGGCCGCTGGGGTGATGCGGTCGAGCAGATGCATCAGGCGATCATCGACCTAGGCTATCTCTCGGCGGGACCGGTCAGCCGCGTCTGGACGCCCGAGCTTGACCGCGGGCTGCGCGCTCTGGTCGAGGCCGATGGCATGCCGCGTGCAGGTGCGATTGTCGAGGATGTCACGGTGTCGCCTGGCTGGGGCGGCTGGGTTTCGCACGAGAAGCAGGTTCTGCAAGGAAGCGCCGGCTATCTGGTGAGCATGTTCGTGCTGCATACCACGGCCACCTCAGCGACCTGGTGGAAGGGCAAGTCCAACCAGCAGATGTTCGAGGAGGTCCGCAGCTGGCACCTCGCCAACGGCTGGCGCGACATCGGCTATCACGGGCTGATCTTCCCGGATGGTGAGGTGATCGAAGGCCGCGCCTGGTCCGAGATTGGCGCGCATGTCATCGGCCATAACGCCGGCTCGCTCGGCTACTCGATGGTCCCAGTGAAGACCGTGACGCACATGGGCGCGGCCGAGGATTTCTACACCGCCGCGACGCTAGAGGCGATACGAGGCGTGATCGCCAAGGCCTGCAACGCCACGCAAATCCGCCGGATTGCAGGGCACAACGAATTCGCGAACAAGCTCTGCCCGGGCTTCAAGGTCGAGGACAGCGCGTGGGCACCGACCGGGTGGGCCGCATGA
- a CDS encoding IS5 family transposase, translated as MSKPKPKPARYRTTNWSAYNAALTKRGSLLIWLDKEMAWHAPHEGRPGRPPVFSDAAIQFCLSIKVLFKLPLRQTAGMVASLLRLAGLDWPVPDFSTLCRRQKTLKVQIPYRRAGGPLNLLVDSTGIKFLGDGEWQARKHGLQGRRQWRKVHLAMDTATSDIRAVEFTPSREGDSPVLPDLLDQIPDDEDIGTVTADGAYDTRRCHSAIIAHGGTAIIPIRKNGRPWKDDCPAARARNETLRATRHYSRAFWKRWTGYHIRSRAEARMRCLKAFGERIAARDPDRQTAEIHIRVALMNRFNALGTAEIVRVT; from the coding sequence ATGAGCAAGCCCAAGCCCAAGCCCGCCCGCTACCGCACGACGAACTGGTCCGCCTACAACGCTGCGCTGACGAAGCGCGGGTCTCTGCTGATCTGGCTGGACAAGGAGATGGCTTGGCACGCGCCGCATGAGGGCCGCCCCGGACGCCCGCCAGTCTTCTCGGATGCGGCGATCCAGTTCTGCCTGTCGATCAAGGTGCTATTCAAGCTGCCGCTCAGGCAGACTGCCGGGATGGTCGCAAGCCTCCTGCGCCTCGCCGGGCTGGACTGGCCCGTTCCAGACTTCTCCACGCTGTGCCGCCGACAGAAGACTCTTAAGGTGCAGATCCCCTATCGCCGTGCCGGCGGGCCGCTGAACCTGCTGGTGGACAGCACCGGCATCAAGTTCCTCGGCGATGGCGAATGGCAGGCCCGGAAGCACGGTTTGCAAGGCCGTCGCCAATGGCGCAAGGTCCATCTGGCCATGGACACCGCCACTTCCGACATCCGCGCGGTCGAGTTTACCCCCAGCCGGGAAGGCGACAGCCCCGTCCTGCCAGACCTGCTGGACCAGATCCCGGACGACGAAGACATCGGCACCGTGACCGCAGACGGCGCCTACGACACCCGCCGCTGCCATAGCGCCATCATCGCACACGGTGGCACTGCGATCATCCCGATCCGCAAGAACGGTCGGCCATGGAAAGACGACTGCCCAGCTGCCCGGGCGCGCAACGAAACCCTGCGCGCCACACGTCACTATAGCAGGGCGTTCTGGAAGCGGTGGACCGGATACCATATCCGCAGCCGCGCCGAGGCCAGGATGCGATGCCTGAAGGCCTTCGGCGAGCGCATCGCCGCCAGAGACCCCGACCGCCAGACTGCCGAAATCCACATCCGCGTCGCCCTCATGAACCGCTTCAACGCCCTCGGCACAGCCGAGATCGTCCGCGTGACCTGA
- a CDS encoding Ldh family oxidoreductase yields MDGPTLRDGAPKLSDRAREAIREQIISGDLPMGSALRESELAASLGMSKIPLREALVQLECEGMITTRPNRSPRVFEMSQEDIGSLGELREMLETEALRLAIARRALPLATRLREITAQMAEALSTRDARSYKLLDNAFHHAIFAECGNVYLEKTHHMLSFRIQALRNKLSREHELNERSLAEHQQLAALVAEGDTAAAETLMRSHIRDTTQNYLAQDSAASAAPRPPERVKQAEMERFADAALAAAGCDDRTRKAVIRALSHASSLGVDTHGYRLLPHYLDGFTKGRLNPAPELRFVRESAGAALLDGGDAHGARATYAAVDKAVELARASGSGAVAIRASSHFGAAGAYARAIAEEGLLGFCFCNSDSFVRLHGGAEKFHGTNPISMAGPAGIGEEPWLFDMATSAIPFNKVQLSRALGIELPHDTASNGLGENVTDPERAEMLAPLGGEFGYKGAGLAGISEILSTALSGAPLSFELPGMISDDMSTPRGLGAFVMAFDPAAFAGLEVFTATLRRYRTAIRGSSTAQGAEVMAAGDREWAEGRRRAVQGMTLDQTAVEALARFAEEKGIPPLEVVGG; encoded by the coding sequence GTGGATGGACCGACCCTGCGTGACGGCGCGCCGAAGCTCTCCGACCGAGCCCGCGAGGCGATCCGGGAGCAGATCATCTCTGGCGATCTGCCCATGGGCTCTGCGCTGCGGGAATCCGAGCTGGCCGCGAGTCTCGGCATGTCGAAGATTCCCCTGCGCGAGGCGCTTGTGCAGCTCGAATGCGAGGGAATGATCACCACCAGGCCCAACCGCAGCCCCCGCGTCTTCGAAATGTCGCAGGAGGACATCGGCAGTCTCGGCGAGCTGCGCGAAATGCTCGAAACCGAGGCGCTGCGGCTTGCCATCGCCCGCCGCGCCCTGCCGCTTGCCACCCGCCTTCGCGAGATCACCGCGCAAATGGCCGAGGCCCTCTCCACCCGCGACGCGCGCAGCTACAAGCTGCTCGATAACGCCTTCCACCATGCGATTTTTGCCGAATGCGGCAACGTCTACCTGGAAAAGACGCATCACATGCTGTCCTTCCGCATCCAGGCGCTGCGCAACAAGCTGAGCCGCGAGCATGAGCTGAACGAACGCTCCCTGGCCGAGCACCAGCAGCTTGCCGCACTCGTTGCCGAGGGCGATACCGCGGCGGCCGAGACCCTGATGCGCAGCCATATCCGGGACACCACGCAGAACTACCTGGCGCAGGACAGTGCCGCGAGCGCCGCGCCGCGCCCGCCCGAGCGGGTGAAGCAGGCCGAAATGGAACGCTTCGCCGACGCCGCGCTGGCCGCAGCCGGCTGCGATGATCGAACCCGGAAGGCGGTCATCAGGGCGCTCAGCCATGCCTCGTCGCTTGGGGTCGACACCCATGGTTACCGGCTGCTGCCGCATTACCTCGATGGTTTCACAAAAGGCCGGCTGAACCCCGCACCAGAACTGCGTTTCGTCCGCGAAAGCGCCGGCGCCGCGCTGCTCGACGGCGGCGATGCGCATGGCGCGCGGGCCACCTATGCTGCCGTCGACAAGGCGGTCGAACTGGCCCGCGCCAGCGGCTCGGGCGCGGTGGCGATCCGGGCCAGTTCTCACTTCGGTGCGGCGGGGGCCTACGCGCGCGCCATCGCCGAAGAGGGGCTCCTTGGGTTCTGCTTTTGCAACTCCGACAGCTTTGTTCGCCTGCACGGCGGGGCCGAGAAATTCCACGGCACCAACCCGATCTCGATGGCCGGTCCCGCCGGGATTGGCGAGGAGCCCTGGCTCTTCGACATGGCGACAAGCGCCATCCCCTTCAACAAGGTGCAACTCAGCCGCGCGCTCGGCATCGAGCTGCCCCACGACACGGCTTCGAACGGGCTTGGCGAGAACGTCACCGACCCCGAACGCGCCGAGATGCTCGCGCCGCTCGGCGGCGAGTTCGGCTACAAGGGCGCGGGGCTGGCGGGGATCTCCGAAATCCTCAGCACCGCGCTCTCGGGTGCCCCGCTCAGCTTCGAGCTGCCGGGCATGATCTCCGACGACATGTCCACCCCGCGCGGGCTGGGCGCCTTCGTCATGGCCTTTGACCCGGCGGCCTTTGCCGGGCTCGAGGTCTTCACCGCCACGCTCCGCCGCTACCGGACCGCCATTCGCGGCTCGAGCACCGCGCAGGGCGCCGAAGTCATGGCGGCGGGGGACAGGGAATGGGCGGAAGGCAGGCGCCGCGCGGTGCAGGGCATGACGCTCGATCAGACGGCTGTCGAGGCGCTGGCGCGCTTCGCAGAGGAGAAAGGCATCCCGCCATTGGAGGTGGTGGGCGGCTGA